The Fulvia fulva chromosome 13, complete sequence genome window below encodes:
- a CDS encoding 5'-hydroxyaverantin dehydrogenase, whose amino-acid sequence MEALNTNVDLASLEGRSVLITGGASGIGLATAKAWASAGAYITLADIQPLEKGQKLASDLSHNGQHVNYAFCDVTSWESQLEAFRSAVRFSPRQTLDIVATFAGTAFAPGNEVEHVLFAGEPSLDADLKSPNTKNIDVNLTGVYYSSFLALYLFRLPASDASPPGDKSLIFVSSIGGYMDSPKASTYPASKFGVRGLFRSTRARTLELGVRCNLLAPWFVDTPLIAPVKSAMAKRGVEMGRVLAFATMEDCVSAASFCAVDGGLHGEGFVGEGVGLC is encoded by the exons ATGGAAGCGCTCAACACCAACGTCGACCTGGCAAGCCTTGAAGGCAGGTCTGTACTCATTACGGGCGGTGCATCGG GCATCGGCCTAGCAACCGCCAAAGCCTGGGCCTCCGCCGGCGCCTACATAACCCTCGCCGACATCCAACCCCTCGAAAAAGGCCAAAAACTCGCCTCCGACCTCTCCCACAACGGCCAACACGTCAACTACGCCTTCTGCGACGTCACGTCCTGGGAGTCTCAACTCGAAGCTTTCCGCTCCGCAGTGCGATTCTCCCCCCGCCAAACGCTGGACATCGTGGCCACATTCGCGGGCACCGCCTTCGCCCCGGGGAATGAGGTGGAGCATGTCTTGTTTGCTGGTGAACCGAGTCTTGACGCGGATTTGAAGTCGCCGAATACCAAGAACATCGACGTGAATTTGACGGGCGTGTATTACTCCTCCTTCCTGGCTTTATACCTCTTCCGCCTCCCCGCCTCCGACGCCTCCCCACCGGGCGACAAGAGTCTCATCTTCGTCTCCTCGATTGGCGGGTACATGGACTCGCCCAAAGCGTCCACTTACCCGGCGAGTAAATTCGGCGTCCGGGGGCTGTTTAGAAGCACGCGCGCCAGGACGCTGGAGTTGGGGGTTAGGTGTAATTTGCTGGCGCCGTGGTTTGTGGATACGCCGTTGATTGCGCCGGTCAAGAGTGCGATGGCGAAGAGGGGGGTGGAGATGGGGAGGGTGTTGGCGTTTGCGACGATGGAGGATTGTGTGAGTGCGGCGAGCTTTTGTGCGGTGGATGGGGGGTTGCATGGTGAGGGGTTTGTTGGGGAGGGTGTAGGATTGTGCTGA
- a CDS encoding putative Rho-GTPase-activating protein 7 codes for MSSELGRDDSAPASPSPAVARPTSSGIHHGTSSAPNEHLQKAVDDVMYSDIGVTTLLNRLKQSIASARDFASFLKKRSSLEEEQAKGLKRLAQSQLDSVRRGEVRSGTYAQQFTDVLRVHERMADHGMQFALSLHQMHEDLDVLSGNMERGRKQWKHEGLDAENKASAAEAAMQKAKARYDSLADEYDRAKTGDTKSSRRIGLKGPKSAEQYESDLMRKVETADTDYKDKVRQAQTQREQLVREHRPKAVRELQALIKESDSALSLQLQKFATFNEKLLLGNGLAVSPLTDNNSSVSQRSLRELVMGIDNDSDFHNYIAGHQGKIPARPSEIRYEQHPTLAPKTQQPKSMPTTAPAAAAAPPMQAPLTLNTASSQPGSMTSRTPASAAPPSSFSVQPPSSAGYGSGPPQVPSFPTNQPPYQADPTPLRDTYNNTPPYPTHPSERSGTGFSQHQQTTGSIPAVAPTQISPPRDYNGSSFGGPVSAGGFNGPPSAGGFNGPPSAGGPTGPPTESKTPVFGVSLDELFARDQSAVPIIVFQCIQAVDIFGLETEGIYRHNGTASQVNRLRQAFDHLPASSPQLDFRNPSNFGHDVNAVASLLKSFFRDLPDPLFTKVGYGQFIEAAQVDDENQRRDAIHQGINDLPDPNYATLRALVLHLNRIMQNESRTRMTAENLAVCFAPTLMGTHSGVIADASYQHRVLATILINATAIFDDD; via the exons ATGTCGAGCGAACTTGGACGCGACGACTCGGCACCCGCCAGTCCATCGCCAGCAGTAGCACGACCGACATCCTCGGGCATCCACCATGGCACCTCTTCCGCGCCCAACGAACACCTACAAAAGGCCGTCGACGATGTCATGTACAGCGACATTGGCGTCACGACCCTCCTCAACCGCCTGAAACAGTCCATCGCCTCGGCTCGCGACTTTGCGTCGTTTCTGAAGAAGCGCAGCTCGCTGGAGGAAGAGCAAGCCAAGGGCCTCAAGCGACTGGCGCAGTCTCAGTTGGACAGCGTCAGGAGGGGTGAGGTCCGCAGTGGAACATATGCCCAGCAGTTCACCGACGTCTTGCGCGTGCATGAGCGCATGGCCGACCATGGCATGCAGTTTGCACTTTCCTTGCACCAGATGCACGAGGATCTGGATGTCCTCAGTGGGAACATGGAGCGCGGGCGGAAGCAGTGGAAGCACGAGGGGCTCGATGCTGAGAACAAGGCTTCAGCAGCGGAAGCCGCTATGCAGAAGGCCAAGGCCAGGTACGACAGTCTTGCCGATGAGTACGACCGCGCAAAGACGGGCGACACCAAGAGCAGCAGGAGGATCGGTCTGAAGGGCCCAAAGAGCGCGGAGCAGTATGAGAGCGATCTCATGCGCAAAGTTGAGACGGCAGACACAGACTACAAGGACAAAGTCCGACAGGCGCAGACACAACGAGAGCAGCTTGTTCGCGAACACCGACCAAAGGCCGTGAGAGAGCTGCAGGCGTTGATTAAAGAGAGCGACTCTGCCTTGTCTCTGCAGCTGCAGAAGTTCGCAACCTTCAACGAGAAACTGCTCCTCGGCAACGGTCTGGCTGTTAGCCCGTTGACAGACAACAATTCTTCCGTGTCTCAGCGCAGTCTGCGGGAGCTGGTCATGGGCATTGACAACGACAGTGACTTCCACAACTATATTGCAGGCCACCAGGGCAAGATTCCAGCACGACCCAGCGAGATTAGATATGAGCAGCATCCGACTCTGGCACCCAAGACTCAGCAGCCGAAGAGCATGCCAACCACAGCTCCAGCCGCGGCAGCAGCACCGCCTATGCAGGCGCCTTTGACCCTCAACACTGCTTCATCTCAACCAGGATCAATGACCAGCAGGACACCTGCCTCTGCTGCGCCACCATCATCTTTCAGTGTTCAGCCGCCGTCTTCAGCAGGATATGGAAGCGGCCCACCACAAGTGCCTTCTTTCCCAACCAATCAGCCTCCCTACCAAGCTGATCCTACACCTCTCCGCGATACCTACAACAACACTCCACCTTATCCCACTCATCCTTCCGAACGTTCCGGTACCGGATTTAGCCAGCATCAGCAAACGACAGGCTCAATCCCAGCAGTGGCGCCTACTCAGATATCGCCTCCTCGCGACTACAACGGTAGTTCCTTTGGCGGTCCAGTCAGTGCCGGTGGCTTTAATGGTCCTCCCAGCGCTGGAGGCTTCAATGGCCCACCTAGCGCTGGTGGCCCGACTGGTCCACCGACTGAGAGCAAAACCCCAGTTTTCGGCGTCAGCCTTGACGAGCTCTTTGCTCGCGATCAATCCGCGGTGCCAATCATCGTGTTCCAGTGCATCCAGGCTGTAGATATATTCGGCCTGGAGACAGAAGGCATTTATCGACACAATGGCACTGCATCACAGGTCAACCGACTTCGTCAGGCTTTCGATCATCTGCCCGCAAGCTCACCACAGCTTGACTTCCGCAATCCATCGAACTTCGGTCACGACGTCAATGCAGTCGCAAGTCTGCTCAAGTCCTTCTTCCGAGATCTGCCAGACCCATTGTTCACAAAGGTTGGCTACGGCCAATTCATCGAAGCCGCACAAGTCGATGATGAAAACCAACGACGTGATGCCATCCACCAGGGCATCAACGACCTGCCAGATCCAAACTACGCCACTCTCCGCGCGCTCGTGCTACACCTAAACAGAATCATGCAGAATGAGTCCAGAACTCGCATGACAGCTGAGAATCTCGCCGTATGCTTCGC ACCCACCCTCATGGGCACCCACTCCGGCGTCATCGCCGACGCTAGCTACCAGCACCGCGTCCTCGCCACAATCCTGATCAACGCAACCGCCATCTTCGACGACGACTAG
- a CDS encoding Versicolorin B desaturase has product MSSAPDVALSLRLTQLLPGLQTGDILTTILSILGIALSAIAAWGISTCVYNLYFHPLASYPGPFLWRASSLPWKIALLKGTMHHDLMRFHEVYGPELRLKPDELSYANAQACKDIHAHVPGRPEFLKDPIRLPLAPNGVMSILVSDTKNHARFRRLFGHAFSDKGLRTQQKTINTYADQFMEVLKEVADTGKSVEMVNYYNMAVFDTIGALAFGESFNSMRHRKIHPWVDAIHKNLKSVAISHVMRSMGIEPLTPYILPKDLRGARANNYSYAIEKINRRMQQTGEQGDFWDRVIVKSGAEGEINDGTGMSKGEMLNNAAVMVVGGSETSASALCGATYLLAHSPDKMKKAVKEIRETFKASEDITLQSVTGMQYLTAVIDETLRMYPSVPGQPPRVVPKGGATVCGKLVPEETRVGVSHIGTYFASYNFTRSHEFIPERHIDKSLFPDDNYAAYQPWSVGVRNCIGKNLAYAELRLILAKTLWHYDITLDRSKTGDFLDQKIWSIWAKRELWMKISLAENAK; this is encoded by the exons ATGTCGTCAGCGCCTGATGTCGCTCTCTCATTGAGACTGACCCAACTACTTCCGGGTCTTCAAACCGGTGACATCCTCACGACCATCCTTTCGATTCTCGGCATAGCTCTGTCTGCAATCGCTGCGTGGGGCATCTCAACCTGCGTCTACAACCTCTACTTCCACCCTCTCGCGAGCTACCCGGGTCCATTTCTATGGCGAGCAAGCTCACTGCCATGGAAGATTGCACTTCTCAAGGGAACAATGCACCATGACCTGATGCGCTTCCACGAAGTATACGGCCCCGAGCTCCGCCTGAAGCCAGACGAGCTCTCTTACGCAAACGCTCAAGCATGCAAGGACATTCACGCTCACGTGCCTGGCCGGCCAGAGTTTCTCAAGGATCCCATTCGTCTGCCACTGGCACCCAACGGTGTCATGAGCATTCTCGTCTCGGACACCAAGAACCACGCTCGCTTCCGCCGTCTGTTCGGCCACGCGTTCAGCGACAAGGGTCTGCGAACACAGCAGAAGACCATCAATACCTACGCCGACCAGTTCATGGAAGTCCTTAAGGAAGTCGCTGATACCGGCAAGTCCGTCGAGATGGTCAACTACTACAACATGGCCGTCTTCGACACTATCGGTGCTCTTGCATTTGGAGAGTCCTTCAACAGCATGCGTCATCGCAAGATCCACCCGTGGGTCGACGCCATCCATAAGAACCTCAAGTCCGTCGCTATCTCCCACGTCATGCGATCGATGGGCATTGAGCCCTTGACACCATACATCCTGCCCAAGGACCTTCGTGGTGCTCGCGCCAACAACTACTCCTACGCCATCGAGAAGATCAACCGCCGCATGCAACAGACTGGTGAGCAGGGTGACTTCTGGGACCGCGTGATCGTCAAGAGCGGCGCTGAGGGTGAGATTAACGATGGTACTGGTATGTCTAAGGGTGAGATGCTTAACAATGCCGCTGTCATGGTGGTCGGTGGCTCTGAAACCTCTGCTTCTGCGCTCTGTGGTGCTACTTACCTGCTCGCACACTCGCCGGACAAGATGAAGAAGGCCGTCAAGGAGATTCGCGAGACGTTCAAGGCTAGCGAGGATATTACCCTGCAGAGTGTCACCGGCATGCAATACCTGACGGCCGTTATTGACGAGACGCTGCGCATGTACCCGTCGGTTCCTGGACAGCCGCCTCGTGTTGTGCCAAAGGGTGGTGCTACTGTTTGTGGCAAGTTGGTGCCTGAGGAG ACCCGCGTCGGCGTCTCCCACATCGGAACATACTTCGCCTCCTACAACTTCACCCGCAGCCACGAATTCATCCCCGAACGCCACATCGACAAATCTCTCTTCCCAGACGACAACTACGCCGCCTACCAGCCCTGGTCCGTCGGTGTGCGAAACTGCATCGGCAAGAACCTGGCATACGCCGAGCTGCGTCTTATCCTCGCAAAG ACTCTCTGGCATTATGATATTACGCTTGACCGCAGCAAGACGGGCGATTTCCTTGACCAGAAAATTTGGAGTATTTGGGCGAAGCGGGAGTTGTGGATGAAGATTTCTTTGGCGGAGAATGCAAAGTAG
- a CDS encoding Outward-rectifier potassium channel TOK1: MSTVDPGIGESVSRAAEDMEPDHRKDGFAQETDDDYVQPNEWWFASALCPLLGATFGPVANGFSICALVYPWRAYIPPGKEAADGIKMEDPRWLIAVNAVSLAFALIGNGALLLNMARRVKFSIAQPTTITGYFAAGILLIADTSALASAPNYYITDSRALPAANHALTSAYYYAIMAASIYMIIGALMCLTVYGALAGRYKKEFNLGPAQRTLMLQTMSFIGYELLGALVFSKVEGWKYLDAVYWSQVTLLTIGLGDFSPQSNVGRGLLFPFAIGGILMVGLVVGSIRSLVLERGQEKMAARITEKRRETAVNNVDERKQTIKISWLAQADFSTDPSLTPAQRREEEFSIMRKVQATAERERRYFALCMSLSFALMLWFVGAAVFMVCEREQGWTYFTSLYFAFTGLLTIGYGDETPASNAGKAFFVIWSLLAVPSLTILISNMGDTIVKWFTDITEAVAQLTVLPGEEGFRISLKNVMSQLSMTAPGILGETKRKGMYLTRTGASAPWRGLFTADSRLDGHKHREQIMTRLATRLEQHIEEEELQDALQADSTGDPRERDIHFYHYVLSRELRSVQKDLNDSPPKKYTWGEWEYYLRLVGNVEDNTTDEFPGQNFPDTLVPQQLRAPQHAFEPSSSKGLHAGSDSDGMDADKDGVVDRVTDRKERLYWDPKPKETKKARILKTHDTAASLGAWSWLSDESPLMSSKTESQWILERLSAALVRELNRARKGYKKKPPISMDHITKARRLNEEAGKAHEKGEYGREHGIRRQAGDPEARYAMGEK; encoded by the exons ATGAGCACAGTCGATCCCGGCATAGGCGAAAGCGTGTCGCGCGCCGCCGAAGATATGGAACCAGATCACAGAAAAGACGGATTTGCGCAAGAGACGGACGATGACTACGTGCAACCGAATGAATGGTGGTTTGCTTCAGCGCTCTGTCCGCTGTTGGGAGCAACGTTTGGACCAGTCGCGAACGGATTCAGTATATGCGCACTGGTGTACCCATGGC GAGCATACATTCCTCCAGGCAAGGAGGCGGCGGATGGCATCAAGATGGAGGATCCAAGGTGGTTAATTGCTGTGAACGCGGTTTCACTGGCTTTCGCACTGATAGGAAATGGAGCGCTTCTACTAAACATG GCTCGCCGCGTCAAGTTTTCCATCGCCCAGCCTACAACCATCACCGGCTACTTCGCAGCAGGCATTCTCCTCATCGCCGATACTTCAGCACTCGCTTCAGCACCCAATTACTACATTACGGATTCGAGAGCGCTTCCTGCAGCGAATCACGCTCTCACCAGCGCTTACTACTACGCCATCATGGCGGCGTCCATCTATATGATTATTGGTGCTCTTATGTGCCTCACGGTCTACGGCGCGCTTGCCGGGCGATACAAGAAGGAATTCAATCTGGGACCGGCACAACGGACTCTAATGCTACAGACGATGTCGTTCATCGGGTATGAGCTGCTTGGCGCGCTGGTTTTCAGCAAGGTCGAAGGGTGGAAATATCTCGATGCAGTCTATTGGTCACAG GTGACCCTGCTCACGATCGGCTTGGGCGACTTCTCACCGCAGTCTAATGTTGGGCGCGGTCTCCTGTTTCCATTTGCAATCGGCGGAATTCTGATGGTCGGTCTAGTAGTTGGCTCCATACGGTCACTGGTTTTGGAGCGCGGACAGGAGAAAATGGCCGCACGGATCACAGAAAAGCGTCGGGAGACTGCTGTCAATAACGTTGACGAGCGGAAACAGACGATTAAAATCTCATG GCTCGCACAAGCCGATTTTAGCACAGATCCGTCCTTGACACCGGCCCAGCGACGAGAGGAAGAGTTCAGTATCATGCGAAAG GTACAAGCCACCGCCGAAAGAGAGCGTCGCTATTTTGCGCTCTGCATGTCCCTGTCATTCGCTTTGATGCTCTGGTTCGTGGGAGCGGCGGTTTTCATGGTTTGTGAACGCGAGCAGGGGTGGACATACTTTACTTCGTTGTACTTCGCATTCACAG GGCTCCTCACTATTGGGTACGGCGACGAAACACCTGCCAGTAATGCCGGCAAGGCGTTCTTTGTCATCTGGTCACTTCTGGCTGTTCCTTCCCTGACGATCCTCATCTCCAACATGGGCGACACTATCGTCAAATGGTTCACGGACATTACCGAGGCTGTTGCGCAGCTTACTGTTCTTCCGGGAGAAGAGGGTTTCCGAATAAGTCTTAAGAATGTCATGAGCCAGCTCTCCATGACCGCACCGGGCATTTTGGGCGAGACGAAACGGAAGGGTATGTATCTCACGCGCACAGGTGCATCAGCACCATGGAGAGGCTTGTTTACGGCGG ACTCTCGACTCGACGGCCACAAACACCGCGAACAGATCATGACTAGGCTCGCCACGAGGCTTGAGCAGCACATCGAAGAAGAGGAGCTCCAGGATGCATTACAAGCAGATTCCACTGGCGACCCGCGCGAGCGCGACATCCACTTCTACCATTACGTTCTTTCCAGGGAGCTGAGGAGCGTTCAGAAGGACCTAAATGATTCACCGCCGAAGAAATATACATGGGGAGAGTGGGAATATTATCTCCGACTTGTGGGGAATGTGGAAGACAATACGACCGATGAGTTTCCTGGTCAGAATTTCCCTGATACGCTGGTTCCCCAGCAGCTGCGCGCGCCGCAACATGCCTTCGAACCGTCTTCGTCAAAAGGACTTCATGCGGGATCTGATAGTGATGGTATGGATGCGGATAAAGACGGTGTAGTAGATCGCGTGACGGACCGTAAAGAGAGGCTGTACTGGGACCCCAAGCCGAAGGAAACCAAGAAGGCACGCATACTCAAGACACACGACACGGCAGCATCACTCGGAGCCTGGTCCTGGCTATCAGACGAGAGCCCTCTCATGAGCTCAAAGACCGAATCACAATGGATCTTGGAACGTCTATCG GCTGCACTTGTCCGGGAACTCAATCGGGCGCGAAAGGGCTACAAGAAGAAACCGCCTATCAGCATGGATCATATTACCAAGGCTCGACGGTTGAATGAGGAGGCGGGTAAGGCGCATGAGAAGGGGGAATATGGTCGGGAGCATGGTATTAGACGTCAGGCTGGGGATCCGGAGGCGCGTTATGCTATGGGTGAGAAATGA
- a CDS encoding Norsolorinic acid ketoreductase nor1 — translation MIQTRQISKCQASTTPSPLAIGHRPKESTNRTTYLVTGASRGIGEGLVASFLGRPDSTVIACVRNAATQSKALSELPHAEGSSLIVVKLDCAVETDPAAVVEELQSTHNIRHIDVVVANAAIAGAYGPTSTLPLDAVKEHMQINCYSVLLLFQATRPLLEQAAPGKAKFVFIGAPISTITQMEECARAPLGAYGLTKLAANYLVRKFHFENKWLMSFVIDPGHVQTDMGDSGARLMGRKEAPTTLQQSVDGIYLLQIDEATKEESSGQFLLHEDGSRLPW, via the exons ATGATCCAAACAAGACAGATATCAAAATGCCAAGCTTCCACAACACCATCACCATTGGCCATAGGCCATAGGCCGAAAGAAAGCACAAACAGGACGACTTATCTTGTGACTGGTGCCAGTAGAG GCATCGGCGAAGGCCTCGTAGCCTCATTTCTCGGAAGACCAGACTCGACCGTAATCGCCTGTGTCCGCAATGCCGCAACACAATCAAAAGCCTTAAGCGAGCTTCCACACGCCGAAGGCAGCTCCCTCATCGTCGTCAAGCTCGACTGCGCAGTCGAGACAGATCCAGCCGCGGTGGTCGAGGAACTGCAGTCAACACACAACATCCGACACATAGACGTCGTCGTAGCAAATGCAGCGATCGCTGGCGCGTATGGACCGACCTCGACCTTACCTTTGGACGCTGTCAAGGAGCACATGCAGATCAACTGCTACTCAGTGCTCCTCCTCTTCCAAGCAACGAGACCGCTTCTGGAGCAAGCAGCACCAGGGAAGGCGAAATTCGTCTTCATCGGTGCGCCCATTAGCACCATTACGCAGATGGAGGAGTGTGCAAGAGCGCCGCTCGGGGCGTATGGTCTGACAAAATTGGCGGCGAACTATCTTGTTCGCAAGTTCCATTTTGAGAACAAGTGGTTGATGTCGTTTGTGATTGATCCTGG ACATGTCCAGACCGATATGGGAGATTCCGGTGCCAGGTTGATGGGGCGTAAGGAAGCGCCGACGACGCTGCAGCAGAGTGTTGATGGAATTT ACCTTTTGCAGATTGATGAAGCT
- a CDS encoding Pyridoxamine 5'-phosphate oxidase, translating into MSAPPLRWEQSAQPCNSTVSDRLPKEVENCLSNARYLHLATCTQNTPHVSLMNYTYLPSHPFQHSSVLPPGPAIIMTSNPSSKKTTNLISNPTVSLLVHDWVSSRPSTTNRDASPVAGPRSSLAAMLMQMNSTEMSSISATINGDAKVLEAGSEEERWCKRMHLENNTFDASQQAEGGGFGGASREDGGRGSYIEDEDVRVVVVGIRGGRISDWKGGVKDWVLRREGPVVNGV; encoded by the exons ATGTCGGCACCACCTCTCCGCTGGGAACAATCCGCCCAACCCTGCAACAGCACAGTCTCCGACCGACTCCCCAAAGAAGTCGAGAACTGCCTGAGCAATGCCCGCTAT CTCCACCTCGCAACCTGCACCCAAAACACCCCCCACGTCTCCCTCATGAACTACACCTACCTCCCCTCCCACCCCTTCCAGCACTCCTCAGTCCTCCCCCCAGGCCCCGCCATCATCATGACCTCCAACCCCTCCTCCAAAAAGACCACAAACCTCATCTCCAACCCGACCGTCTCCCTCCTCGTCCACGACTGGGTTTCCTCCCGACCCTCCACCACAAATCGCGACGCATCCCCCGTCGCCGGGCCCCGATCCTCCCTCGCAGCGATGCTCATGCAGATGAACTCGACCGAGATGTCGTCCATCTCTGCTACGATCAATGGGGATGCGAAAGTTCTAGAGGCGGGGAGCGAGGAGGAGAGGTGGTGTAAGAGGATGCACTTGGAGAATAATACGTTTGATGCGAGTCAGCAGGCTGAAGGCGGGGGCTTTGGGGGTGCGAGCAGAGAGGATGGAGGTCGGGGGAGTTATATTGAGGATGAGGATGTGAGGGTTGTGGTAGTGGGGATTAGGGGTGGGAGGATTAGTGATTGGAAGGGTGGGGTGAAGGATTGGGTGCTAAGGAGGGAGGGGCCGGTGGTGAATGGGGTGTAA